The Erigeron canadensis isolate Cc75 chromosome 4, C_canadensis_v1, whole genome shotgun sequence genome window below encodes:
- the LOC122596849 gene encoding TMV resistance protein N-like — MQDLELLLKIGLDDVRMIGIKGMGGAGKTTLARAIFDKISTQFEARSFVENVSKASLSGLNSLQNQVLADVSKDQCITVSSVHDGINMMKLRLRGKRVLVVLDDVDHISHLEALAGDNSWFKPGSRIIITTRDEQVLLSHRVSLIHYIHLLSDEEATRLFSRYAFGKDIPVREYEKESLKVVRYANGLPLTVKVLGSLLCGKEKPQWIDTLAGLKTIPLEETVKKLEISYESLEDEHKKIFLDVACFLKNWKTEDAIRMLDGCGFQRKSLITITVVHKTEFDYDLPYESQRYEQICMHDHIEEMGKNIVRRSHPDDPCRHSRLWVQDEIKHVLARDIVRIHLTSNS; from the coding sequence ATGCAGGATCTCGAGCTGTTGTTAAAAATTGGTTTGGATGATGTTCGCATGATAGGGATCAAGGGGATGGGAGGTGCTGGTAAGACAACTTTGGCCAGGGCCATTTTTGATAAAATATCCACTCAGTTTGAAGCTAGAAGCTTTGTTGAGAACGTCTCAAAAGCCTCCTTGTCAGGCTTGAACTCGCTGCAAAATCAAGTTCTCGCCGATGTATCAAAAGATCAATGCATAACCGTAAGTAGTGTTCATGATGGgataaacatgatgaaattgAGGTTGAGGGGTAAAAGGGTACTTGTTGTTCTAGATGATGTTGATCATATAAGCCATCTTGAGGCATTAGCAGGTGATAATAGTTGGTTTAAACCTGGAAGTAGAATTATAATTACAACAAGAGATGAGCAAGTTTTGTTATCACATCGGGTGAGCTTGATCCACTATATTCATCTGTTATCAGATGAGGAAGCGACACGCCTCTTCAGTAGGTATGCGTTTGGGAAAGATATCCCAGTTAGAGAGTATGAAAAGGAATCTCTCAAAGTTGTACGTTATGCTAATGGTCTTCCATTAACAGTCAAAGTTTTGGGCTCGTTATTGTGTGGTAAAGAGAAGCCTCAATGGATAGATACACTAGCAGGACTCAAAACAATTCCATTGGAGGAAACTGTTAAAAAACTCGAAATAAGCTATGAAAGCTTGGAAGATGAGCACAAGAAAATATTCCTAGATGTTGCATGCTTTCTGAAAAATTGGAAAACAGAGGATGCTATAAGAATGCTTGATGGTTGTGGATTTCAGAGAAAATCTCTTATTACCATTACAGTCGTACATAAAACTGAATTTGATTATGACTTGCCTTATGAAAGTCAGCGTTATGAACAAATATGCATGCATGACCATATAGAAGAAATGGGCAAGAATATTGTACGTCGTTCGCATCCTGATGACCCGTGTCGACATAGCCGATTGTGGGTTCAGGATGAAATCAAACACGTCTTGGCTCGTGACATTGTAAGAATTCATCTTACTTCTAATTCGTGA